ATGTTTGggtacataaaaacaaactgtCACTACAATGTATGGAATATgacataatgaaaaatattttttcccatATTAAAAACAGACAATATTAAAAAAGGCTTTTACCGTCTTGGCTACATGCtccatacatttttattacatgtgGGTGGTTGACCTGCTTTAGCAAGGTGAATTCTGACAAAAGGTCACGAAGTTCACTGGGAGACGCATTTTCTGTGGAAAACAGAAAGTCATACCATAAATAGTTCATTACAAATTCCATTTTTGCCTTGTATTCAattttcatcatcattttcTAGAGGCCTGGTCTTAGCTAGGCTTCCTTAGAATTAGGATACCATACATTTAGGTGTtagtctttcatttttttcaggaTAAATATACTAACAACAAATGATAGTAGCATGTTGCCTTCTGTTAATTAGCCTTACCTTTCAACATTTTAACAGCCACTGTAGTGTAGCCTGCCTTTCCTTTGAGTCGGAATGCTGTTGCCTTCACAACCTTCCCAAACTCTCCCTCTCCAAGAGTTTTACCTAAAACTAGGTTCTTTCGTGGGAATTCCCATTTTGGATCCTCCTGTTCAAAAAAATTACACAAGATCTCTGCCTGACAGAAccttatgtttgttttaataaaccAAAGGTTTTATTGCTGTCCATAATTGCACCAAACCAACAAATAATGAACACTTTTTAACAGTGAATTGCTACTTTATTGAAGGGTCTGACATgaccaccatttcactgcgagttatactgtgtatgactatgtatgtgacgaataaaccgaacttgaacttgaacttgaaatactaaaacaaaaatactaaGAGTAGCAGAATCAGATGAATGAACTCACAGGTATTTTGAAGGTGTCAATGGCCACCTGATTCTCCACAGAGTCCATAGAACTTCGCCGAACATTGTTGGCAGAGTAACTGATAGGGTAGGACTGAGCAGGCCTGCGGAAAGTCATCTCAGCTGAAGAGATGGGGGGCTTGGGAGTGTTCTTGTGATAACGGTGAATAAagtaggaggagaggaggatggagaCGATGAAGGAGAGAAGGACCGCAGTGGCAATGATGGTCTTACACATTTCATCGCATATTGcctctgagggagagagaaaagcatcTAAAGGTTCATGTTATAGGAAAATATGGGAATCAGagagaaatattaattttcacaaTGTTTTGTAGAATTTACAAGTCAACTTATTACGGAAATTATTTTAGTGCCGGTTTCCTGGATAAGGATTATGCTTAATTGATGTCAATATTAATTATCAGTTCACTATCACAAGTCCTTTTGAGTTTGAATTAGGACTAATCTCGGCCTGGGAAACAAATTCTAAATAGCATAATGGCTAAAAGTCGCTGCATCAAGTTgactttaaatttaaaacatgcGGTGCATCACCAGAAACAGCACGAAGACAATACCCAGCTCACCTTCTATATCATTCTGTTCACAGAAGCATTTCTCAGAGTAGCAATAGCACATCCCATATCCTGCTTTAATGCCAAGCATCAGACCTCTGTAATGGCCCCCAGTGATCGGCTCACCTAAACAAGATACGTACAGACTATAGCTGGGTATCCAGCTAAAGTGCAGGCAAATATGGATAAGGTACACGCATAAATAACACAGCTTCAGAATCTGCAAATTTGCTCACGGGTGCAATCCTGAGGACATATGgatatatttttgctttcaaTCACATCACAGTTGCCATCTGGACAAGTGTGAAGGTCTGGAGAGCAAGTAGAGTATGTTTCTGATATCCCTGTGAAAGAATTCAAAACACATAATATACTATGTGTTGATAAACCACAGTCCAGAAATAGAGCCAAATCtagcgcatatatatatatatatatatatatatatatatatatatatatatatatatgctcagaaacaaaagcaaaaaaaattggTGAAACATAAGAAATGACATAATTACATCAGCGCATTAATGATCTGATGTGAttgcataataaacacacacacaataataaattacagtaaaaaaatcaaactgaatAACTAACTGTGAAAATAACAGGTCTTACCTGCTCATTAATAACAGGTCTTACCTGTGCTGAATGTGTCTTGTCTCCACTGACATCTCCCAGTGGGCGCTCCCAGGCCTCTGAATGTCTCGCACTCACCACGTTGTCTCTTCTCTGCGCAGGCCAGTGTGCGGTGCCCCTCCACGTTCAGCACCTCCGCTACAACATAGCCACAGTGTGTCAGAGACACAGCCAAAACAGACAACCCAGTGGTAAGTTAACACAAGCCATGCAGCCAACCTCCTACTTTAATCAAACCTATAGTAGTTCCACTAAAAAAGCACACTGAAATCATGTTGGCTAGGTCAAATTAAATTACAGCTAATCCACAAAGTAAACAGTCATAATTAAGCCACAGGGAAATAACCCAGCACAGGCGTGCAGGGTCTTGCTGACGCGGGAAGGCAATTTCACCTTTGCCTTCAAGTATGATGAGCAGCTGGGTCTTGGCTTGGAACTGTTTCTGCTGCTCCTGTGCGACAAGCACGTACTGCAACTCCTGGCACTCAGGCCTGGCAAACGGCGCTGTGTCGTTTACATAGAGAAGCCCGGACATGTCCTCCTGACTCCGCGCCACGCTGACCGCAGCGTAGCATGGCTGCACGTCCTCAGGGACGCTCCTGTCACCCATCTCCAACCAGTATGCAATATCAATACCCTTGAACTTCAGGCAATTGTCCACACATACTTTTCCAATCTACAAAGAGGGCACATCAGGAAGGGGCATGTGTTATCCTGTGGTCCGTGTGCTGATACGAACCTGAATTAACTTAATAATAAGTGAATTACATGTAAAGGTTTCCCATACTAATTGGAGATATGAACAATGCTGAACTAGCACTCACACAACAACACAATACCAACCACCCACTTCTTGCACGGTTTTAGTGGTGAAATGACACTGATTGAAAAGATATGACCCATATGCACCTGGGAGTAGGCCGTGGCTTTCCGAGAGAGCACGAAAAAATAGGTGATATTGCTGAAGTGAATAGTAACGGGCAGAACGGTGACATTGAAATGCAGCATCACGGTTCCTTCGGTGCCAGGGTACGTGGTGTCATTGACCAGGTAGGCCAACTGGAAAGAGCGCTTGTCCTCCACTGACACGTTCGTGCTCAGACTCAACTCTAGACATGGATAGAAGAGACGGATCTTTCCACAGGAAATCATATTGACGAGTGATGAGACTGAAGTGGAAGCTGCTGGTGTCCTTACTGTACTCATGGACTGTTCCCCGCACATTGTCGAAGATGGCCTTCTCTTCCCTGAACGTGTGTTGAATGGTAAACATGTCTTTGATCCAGGAGTCATTAGTCATTAGTGTCCCTACAAACTTGTTCTGAGTCTGATCCTCAGGAAAGATGGGGGTTGTGTCTCTGtcataaacatacaaactgCCAAGTACTGTGCCCTGCAAACGTGAAAGGAACATTCATTATACTTCAAATAAAAAGCCTGAGGCGTTAGGAGACAAGGTTATAGACAATGTTAGAGGAAGTCCTTTTGGTTATGTTCATGATTTAGATGCTTTCTACAGTCAGTGCTTGGGCTAAATTGAATTATCACAAATGCCACTCCACTGATAAGATCAAAGGCAGTAGCAGAAGGGTGTATGTTGTCAAAGGATGGACTGTGTATTCAATTTACTCTGAATTTCACTTCAGAGTATTATCCTGTCAGACTACAAAATCCTGTCAGACTACAAAAAGCAAAAGTAGAGTTGCTGTTGGGTCCCCCACCTCACTGCGGCTGAACTCTATGAGCACATCCACGGTGTCTGTGCCATTCACGTAGGGGGGGTTGTCGTCCTCGTCGTAGACAGTGATATGAAGTGGTGTGAATAGCGTGTGCAATGTCTTCTCCACCTGCACCATGCACACGATTATCACGGGGTAGGCTTCCTTCTCCTCACGGTCCACGGGAGCCACCACCACCAGCTCTGAGGTGGAGTCATTCAGCGCAAAGGGCACCGGAGTGTCTGCACTCGATAAGCAGAAGAACATTAATGAAGAAGTGAGCCACGCTTGCAGACTTTCCTAGTCTGACAATGTAGGAAAATAAAAGCCATCTGTGCGATTCACAGTTTGCTTTAAAGGTCTACATTTCATTATGTGATATTTCACATGTACACaattaagttttatttattttttcattttcatacaaACATTCTACCTATTATATCTATAAAAGTGTagctttgtggttttttttgtgttcactttgtgtttttcttaCAGGAAACACTAATTTTACTTACAAATACTTGATAGGGTTCATagaaatcattattattacaagaACTTATAAGTCAATTATACAGTTgatgataaaaatgaatatgGAAATCAATACAGAATTTACCAAGGGCTTTTTAGGTAACATGGCCCTAACACTTTAGGTTAGTAATAATGTGTAGTTTTGTCAATGACCCTTTGTATTGGAGTGTACCTGATTTAACCCGATAGCTGATGGTGTAGTTTGGACACAGGAAGGCATAGGTAAAGCGGCGAAGCTGTCGCAGAGGTCCTGGCATGCAGTTCTCTTTGATATGGGGGTTTATGTCTCGATCAGGGAAGCAGAGTTTTTCCAGCTGCAATTGGCCACAGGAGGGTGCTGTGGCATTGACGAATGTAAGGGCGACCTCTACTTTACGATGGTCAGTGCACAATGCTTTCTGAGACTCGGTAGCAGCTGCCACTTTCAGGCTCAACTTCCTTGTGTGCCCATACAATCTGCTGGCTAGAGGATGCACAACATTACACAACATA
This region of Electrophorus electricus isolate fEleEle1 chromosome 11, fEleEle1.pri, whole genome shotgun sequence genomic DNA includes:
- the ret gene encoding proto-oncogene tyrosine-protein kinase receptor Ret isoform X1, translated to MGSTRGMLWGDIVMVLMFLCDGSSGLYFPQNIYFENIYVGQPAGMPVLQVHALRERPSERPYFYMCSKNPYAAWFHIDPFSGILYMNKTLEWTDFDTKSSRLYGHTRKLSLKVAAATESQKALCTDHRKVEVALTFVNATAPSCGQLQLEKLCFPDRDINPHIKENCMPGPLRQLRRFTYAFLCPNYTISYRVKSDTPVPFALNDSTSELVVVAPVDREEKEAYPVIIVCMVQVEKTLHTLFTPLHITVYDEDDNPPYVNGTDTVDVLIEFSRSEGTVLGSLYVYDRDTTPIFPEDQTQNKFVGTLMTNDSWIKDMFTIQHTFREEKAIFDNVRGTVHEYKLSLSTNVSVEDKRSFQLAYLVNDTTYPGTEGTVMLHFNVTVLPVTIHFSNITYFFVLSRKATAYSQIGKVCVDNCLKFKGIDIAYWLEMGDRSVPEDVQPCYAAVSVARSQEDMSGLLYVNDTAPFARPECQELQYVLVAQEQQKQFQAKTQLLIILEGKAEVLNVEGHRTLACAEKRQRGECETFRGLGAPTGRCQWRQDTFSTGISETYSTCSPDLHTCPDGNCDVIESKNISICPQDCTREPITGGHYRGLMLGIKAGYGMCYCYSEKCFCEQNDIEEAICDEMCKTIIATAVLLSFIVSILLSSYFIHRYHKNTPKPPISSAEMTFRRPAQSYPISYSANNVRRSSMDSVENQVAIDTFKIPEDPKWEFPRKNLVLGKTLGEGEFGKVVKATAFRLKGKAGYTTVAVKMLKENASPSELRDLLSEFTLLKQVNHPHVIKMYGACSQDGPLYLIVEYAKYGSLRNFLRESRKVGPSYLGSDANRNSSYLEDPDERALTMGDLISFAWQISRGMQYLAEMKLVHRDLAARNVLVAEGRKMKISDFGLSRDVYEEDSYVKRSKGRIPVKWMAIESLFDHIYTTQSDVWSFGVLLWEIVTLGGNPYPGIAPERLFNLLKTGYRMERPENCTEEMYSLMLRCWKQEADKRPTFSEISKELERMMVKSRDYLDLAASTPADALLYDDTLSEEDTPLVDCNNAPLPRTLPSTWIENKLYGMSYPNWPEKSPIPLNRLDATNPVFTRYANDSVYANWMALPSPAKIMDKLDS
- the ret gene encoding proto-oncogene tyrosine-protein kinase receptor Ret isoform X2, whose amino-acid sequence is MGSTRGMLWGDIVMVLMFLCDGSSGLYFPQNIYFENIYVGQPAGMPVLQVHALRERPSERPYFYMCSKNPYAAWFHIDPFSGILYMNKTLEWTDFDTKSSRLYGHTRKLSLKVAAATESQKALCTDHRKVEVALTFVNATAPSCGQLQLEKLCFPDRDINPHIKENCMPGPLRQLRRFTYAFLCPNYTISYRVKSDTPVPFALNDSTSELVVVAPVDREEKEAYPVIIVCMVQVEKTLHTLFTPLHITVYDEDDNPPYVNGTDTVDVLIEFSRSEGTVLGSLYVYDRDTTPIFPEDQTQNKFVGTLMTNDSWIKDMFTIQHTFREEKAIFDNVRGTVHEYKLSLSTNVSVEDKRSFQLAYLVNDTTYPGTEGTVMLHFNVTVLPVTIHFSNITYFFVLSRKATAYSQIGKVCVDNCLKFKGIDIAYWLEMGDRSVPEDVQPCYAAVSVARSQEDMSGLLYVNDTAPFARPECQELQYVLVAQEQQKQFQAKTQLLIILEGKAEVLNVEGHRTLACAEKRQRGECETFRGLGAPTGRCQWRQDTFSTGISETYSTCSPDLHTCPDGNCDVIESKNISICPQDCTREPITGGHYRGLMLGIKAGYGMCYCYSEKCFCEQNDIEEAICDEMCKTIIATAVLLSFIVSILLSSYFIHRYHKNTPKPPISSAEMTFRRPAQSYPISYSANNVRRSSMDSVENQVAIDTFKIPEDPKWEFPRKNLVLGKTLGEGEFGKVVKATAFRLKGKAGYTTVAVKMLKENASPSELRDLLSEFTLLKQVNHPHVIKMYGACSQDGPLYLIVEYAKYGSLRNFLRESRKVGPSYLGSDANRNSSYLEDPDERALTMGDLISFAWQISRGMQYLAEMKLVHRDLAARNVLVAEGRKMKISDFGLSRDVYEEDSYVKRSKGRIPVKWMAIESLFDHIYTTQSDVWSFGVLLWEIVTLGGNPYPGIAPERLFNLLKTGYRMERPENCTEEMYSLMLRCWKQEADKRPTFSEISKELERMMVKSRDYLDLAASTPADALLYDDTLSEEDTPLVDCNNAPLPRTLPSTWIENKLYGRISHAFTRF